The segment CCCCGTTCACCAGCCACCAGCTTCTTGCGAACCTTGCGCCTGACCGATAGGCCCTCGACTCGATAAATCCGGTAGATCCGCTTGTGGTTTACTCTGTACCCTTCACGCCGCAGCATCACATGGAGGCGACGGTAGCCGAAACGAGGTCGTTCGCCTGCCAACTCGCGCAGACGAGTCTTCAGTGCCTGGTCTTTTTCCTCTCCAGGGCTGTTGTGCCGCCCAGTGGATCGCCAGAAGCCCAACTGACGACACGCCCGGCGTTCGGTCACCCCGAACCGCTCTCGGACAAAGCCCACCATCTCCCGCTTCAATGGCGTCTTGGACTGTGGAGTCGCCTCGGGGTTCACCACTTTTGTGCCACCACCTCCTTCAGAACCTGGTTGTCCAGCGAAAGGTCGGCCACCAGCTTCTTCAGACGGCGATTTTCCTCCTCCAGGAGACGAGGGCCGTTTGGTTTCGTCTTTCGTCATCTCCCCGTACTTCGCTTCATGACCCCTCCAGAATTGCCCATCTTGTCGCAATTGGAGTGGACCGAGAACTTGGGGTCACGTCACAGGGCGTTCCGGCCAAGAGCCAAGATGCGGATCCGATTTCGTCTCTTCTTGCTACTCGCCCACCTATAAGCAGCTGAGCCACGCCAGGGTGACTAACTCGAACAGGCGCTCCACCCGCTTAATGTCCGTGACTCCAGTTCGCTCCAGATCGAACCCCCGCATCTGTTGCGAGCTGAAGGTCCATTCGATGGACCAGCGAAGCTGATAGAGCTTCCCTGTTTCCCAGACGCCAACATCTGTCGCAATGATGACGAGGTCGCCCGCGGGTGACCTCGTTGCCACGACCCACATCCGTTCGCCGAACACTTCGGTCTTCTCCGCAATCATCCGAAATGGCCCGGGGCGAAGATGTTGGAACCAGTCATTTGCTAAGAGCTCCTCCAGCAGGATGTCCTTCTAGATCCGAACCGCTCGACGAATGCCCTTCAGTCGAAGAAAACGAAACCACTCGGCGCCGATGAACTCAGGGTCCGCAACCAGGCCCTTGCAGCGTCGCGCTGCAAGGGCCTCCATCAACTTGCAGACCACCCACATCCGCGCCCTAGTCTCACTGTTGCCCATGTGATCGAGTGCGACCATATCCAGGGGTTGGGGTAAACCCGTGGACGACCGCACCCAGGACGAGCAAGTTGACAGGGGATACCCCATGTTTCCAAGTCGTCCGGTCCAAGCTCATCAGGATCTTACCGGGGGAGCTGAACCAGCAGTAGTGCCAGGAAGACCTACGTGGTGAGGTGCGCATCGTGGACGGCATGTTCCACGCGCCGTTATTTAGCTTCCGGTGAGCTGGAACCGGGTAGGTGACGACCAAGGTTGCGGTGATTGACGCTCTCCGCCGTGATCATGGCGAGGACGACTTGGGCAGCACGCTGAAGGGTGTCGGTTCGGAGAGCAGGTACACAAGCTTTGAACTGGGCGGTGAATTCGGTCGCTGAGTGGGAAGCGGGTGTCGATGGCATCGCACTTCAACACACCGCCGTTGACTCTCTCCGTCGAGGGACAAAGGGAAAATCTTCTTTCATGCCGTCCAGCACGACTAAAGAGTGAAATTGTCAGCCGCTGAGGTCGGCCGATGCTAAGTGTGAAGGTGCTTTGGACTAAGTGAGTGAAAACACTTGCTTTTCTACAGTGGGACGAAGGCACATACACGGAGGAAATGATATGACTCGGCGGAGAAGTCACTGGCTACTTGTGTTACTTGGCATGAATCTAATCTCCTCAGCTCTTGCTGAAGGCGGAGGTGCAGTGGGTGGCGGAGGTCTTCGCGTAAAGCGGCAATGTCAAGACAATACATATGTAGCATGTAAAATTCACTTTCCTCAATGCTCGATCTAGTGTTTGAGCACTCAATAGTTGACTTGAGTGGCCTGTTTTGAATTGGTGCGAGAGTGATGACTTACATGAGAGGGCAACCTAAAAAGACGTAGGGGGTGAACATCATTCCGCAAAATGTGGAGAGGAGGTCTCCTCTCGATTTGATGATGGACTCGAATGTTATCTATGGGCCGCGCGGACCTCCGTACAGAAAAATTGCCATCAAACAGCACGCGTCCACGCCTCGACCCTTTATGAACGTTCGCAAGCACGCTTGAAAGGTCAGAGAACGACATTAGGAGGAACAATCATGTCAGATGATCAACAGGGTTCAAAGTCTTCCGGCCAGTCTCCTGCCAGCACATCGAGTGATAGCACTGGCGGTGGCCAGCCACAGGGGGCTTCCTTCCTTGCCTCCATTGCTCCCAATGGTCAGGCGCCGCAAGGGGTAATGATCGCTGGATATTTGAGTGACAGCGGCCAGGGTGGGCGGACTAAATTGTACCTTGACCCCAATGCGAATACGGCAGTCGAGTTCGACCCGGCCGATATGGTAACCAGTCAAGAGTTACAGGGTAATGCGCTGCCCGGCTACACAGCGGTCTGGCTGCGTCCGAGCGCCACGGTTACCTATATTCAGATGCAGTCTCAATCCGTGAGTTCGTTTCTGCAAGGAACCATGGTCTCGAACGCAATGGGACAGGCAGGAGCGCAGGGGCTAGACACGGGGGGTGGAGCAGCTGGGGGAATGGCACCCGCTTTCCTCTCGATCTTTGGGTGCAGCGGGGGCGGCGGCTTTAGCCCTACCCGGTACGATTCCTTCTTCTGGTGTAGAAGCCGTTTTGCGTGTAACCCACAGTCGCTTTCCTGCTTGTGTTAAGGCACTTTTCAAAGCGGCTACGATGATTAGGGCCACATTGCGGTCACCCTTCTCAAACTTTCAAGAGTTTGCACTACACCATAGATAAAGGTTCTATGGCTGATGCGTCCTCTTGAACCCTAGTGCAGGTCGGCGGTCCAGCCTGCGCTAGGGCCTTTCTCACAGGAATGTTGAGGCATCTATGCTAACGGAGAGCACGGTCATCCCGTATCTACTGCGCTGTGGTCTTATTCAGCATGCCGCCATCGTGGACGGCGATGTGATGGTGGTAAACGCATCTCGCCGCAACCGCAACTTTCAAGTCATCAGTCGGTATGGCCCGAGTTTTTTCCTTAAGCAGGGGCTCAGGCAAGATGACATTGTCTCACCTTCTCGGGAAGCTCAGGTGTACCGGGCATTTGAAAATCTCTCCAATTTCGAAGCACTTCACGCTCATCTGCCTCGGATGCATGCTTTCGATCCTGACGAAGATCTGCTCATCGTGGAACTGCTGGCCCATACAGAAAACCTGCGTGAGTATCACCGCCGCACGGGCCGATTTTCCACTTCACTGGCGGCTTCCCTGGGTGATGTGCTGGGCATCCTCCACGGCTCGTCCGACCGATCTCTTCAGTCTCTGACTGGTCTCGTTGCTCCTGAACCCGCAGCGTTTTACCTTTACCGTCCAGGTCTAGCGCTTCTGCGTGACTTTAGCCACGCCTGTATTGATCTAATCCAGATGATCCAACACTCCCCAGAGGTGTGCCGTTTTCTCGACGAAGTCAGGCAGGATTGGCGAGCGGAAGCGCCCATCCACCACGACGTGCGATGGGACAACATTCTTGTCGCTGCCGGGTCATCTCAGAAAGGAGCGAGGTCAGGCAAACGGCAGATCACATTGGTAGATTGGGAATCCTCAGGTCTGGGTGATCCCTGTTGGGATGTCGGTACTGTTTTTGGCGATTACCTGAGCTTCTGGTTGAGCTCTGTTCCAGTGGCAGGGAATGGGCCACCCGACCGCTATCTAAGCCTTGCACGTTACCCGCTTGAAAAAATTCAACCCGCAATTCGCGCGTTTTGGCACGCATATATACGCCGTTTGAAACTAACACCAGAGAAGGCAGAAGAATGGCTGGTACGCTCCTCTAAATATGCTGCCTTGAAACTGATTCAAACAGGCCTTGAGCAGGTTCAGCGGGCGTCCCAGTGGACCTTGACTTCCGTGTGTCACCTGCAACTCGGCATGAATGTGTCTCAGCGGCCGCGGGAAGGGAGTGTGGCGCTGATGGGTCTTTCCCATCTCGTGGGGGGAACAAGATGAGCGGCTATTTGGGGCAAGTGCAAGCAGTGGTGAACGCTATTGTGATCGACTCGCCCACTACTTTTTCTTGGTACGGCCAACGCTCCTCGCAATTACCTCTGCGGATTCGACGGTCCATCACTCCGGAAGTCGCCCGGGCACATTTACTCGCCACCTTACAGAATCAGCTGTATGGCAACTTCTACCAAATCGGTTTTGTCGCCCCTACCGTTTCAGATGGAGCGGGCCGTGATACAGACCACCTGGTGCCGCTTACGGAGGCTCTTTCAAAGGCCAACACAGGGCAGGGATGCTGGGAGCCAGGGTGGGAAGTAACGGGCTTAGAGCCAGGCTGGGTTATGGTGCAACGGCGGGGTTTGACTCTCCATGTATCGGAAGGCCAGTATTGTGTGCTTGACGGCAGACCTGCTGAGATAGGCGGCTCCGTCAGTGTGCGTCTGCCTCACGAATCATTTGAGGTATCCCCCGGCTTTTACATGGCACTTAGCGACCAGCCGCTTATTTGGGACGGTGATGAGACTCTTATACGGGTCTATTGGAACCTCAGACCTGAGGCAGCGGCACTGTTGGTGTCAAGCGTGACCACTCGGCTAAATGCTGAATCCATCGGGTTCCGGCTCAAAGTGCTTACCGCTCCCACCCAGTACCTTCGGTGTGACGCTGGCGTGCTCTACTTCCTAAAAAAAGATTATGCTCGAGCTGCTAGCCTGCTTCCGAACATCTGTCAGGAATTGGGAGAGGGGTTGAAGAAAGAAACGCCGAGCTTTACGAAAGTTCTGGCTTCTGGCGTGGGATTGGC is part of the Deinococcus sp. QL22 genome and harbors:
- a CDS encoding phosphotransferase family protein; this encodes MLTESTVIPYLLRCGLIQHAAIVDGDVMVVNASRRNRNFQVISRYGPSFFLKQGLRQDDIVSPSREAQVYRAFENLSNFEALHAHLPRMHAFDPDEDLLIVELLAHTENLREYHRRTGRFSTSLAASLGDVLGILHGSSDRSLQSLTGLVAPEPAAFYLYRPGLALLRDFSHACIDLIQMIQHSPEVCRFLDEVRQDWRAEAPIHHDVRWDNILVAAGSSQKGARSGKRQITLVDWESSGLGDPCWDVGTVFGDYLSFWLSSVPVAGNGPPDRYLSLARYPLEKIQPAIRAFWHAYIRRLKLTPEKAEEWLVRSSKYAALKLIQTGLEQVQRASQWTLTSVCHLQLGMNVSQRPREGSVALMGLSHLVGGTR